One window of Pseudobacteroides sp. genomic DNA carries:
- the ccsA gene encoding cytochrome c biogenesis protein CcsA gives MDLLGTWVLRFAFASGLVSLLLLIFKKETEVRKNLGILTGLVSCLGVLVSSFLLIYSLVKGVYSIEYVYHNTEKSLPLIYKISAFWSGSAGSMLFWTSVFAVLLIIVYMKNTDKSSTKMVFGIIIFVMTLFMFVVTFINNPFKHVSEQTDGFGLNPALQSIGMVFHPPVIIVAFSFFFIAFCYQLFDLREKNSSNGYVIWKWAVWGWILLTAGIVSGGLWAYTELGWGGYWAWDPIENSSLVNWLFATAFLHGISGKDNGYGRQRINFMLITLTAFTILVGTFFARSGLLKSVHAYSSKGVTIVFGGVLIVLAVLIVFTYYRIKRLHKDDAKNGTEETGSKLKKVFWSFIKPANLFTTLCVIIAVLIFGGTAFPLFGGLFSKDASVTSTAFYDYSFGIFGLLVLLCLAVCPGLFSGRRMLLIPGAVIGIATLIMMIVFSNYGYLTMVSLAVCAMLAVNFVIELARNYKKIRNNPRYVSFSILHIALLIMALGFTGSRGMFYSTEKMLDKNSTLEIHKYSVKYRNLYWKEETGKTTAVAVIGVSGPKGRLQLKPELAYYQKKNITHSRAIVKAGIWEDLYIIFEGIDENDRILIKVMILRWVSLVWIGSLLLIAGVILQYFVKRKEMRAIYLQKNT, from the coding sequence ATGGATTTATTGGGGACATGGGTATTACGTTTTGCATTTGCAAGCGGTCTTGTATCGTTATTATTGTTAATTTTTAAAAAGGAGACAGAAGTAAGAAAAAACTTAGGAATACTGACTGGACTTGTTTCATGTCTGGGGGTCCTGGTATCTTCTTTTCTTCTGATTTATTCACTGGTAAAGGGAGTTTACTCCATTGAATATGTGTATCACAATACTGAAAAATCACTTCCGTTAATATATAAAATCTCAGCTTTTTGGTCTGGAAGTGCAGGTTCAATGCTGTTTTGGACCTCAGTATTTGCAGTTTTGCTTATCATTGTCTACATGAAAAACACAGATAAAAGCTCTACCAAAATGGTATTTGGCATCATAATATTTGTCATGACGCTTTTTATGTTTGTTGTAACCTTTATAAATAATCCATTTAAGCATGTGTCGGAGCAGACAGATGGTTTTGGCCTTAATCCAGCTCTCCAAAGCATTGGAATGGTCTTTCATCCTCCAGTTATCATAGTAGCTTTTTCATTTTTCTTTATCGCTTTTTGTTACCAGCTTTTTGACCTTAGGGAAAAAAACTCATCAAATGGCTATGTTATATGGAAATGGGCAGTATGGGGGTGGATACTTCTTACTGCCGGAATTGTTTCTGGTGGGTTATGGGCATATACCGAGCTTGGCTGGGGAGGTTACTGGGCATGGGACCCCATAGAGAACTCATCCTTGGTAAACTGGCTGTTTGCTACAGCCTTTTTGCATGGTATTAGTGGGAAAGACAACGGATACGGCAGACAAAGGATCAACTTTATGCTGATAACCTTAACAGCATTTACCATACTTGTTGGAACATTCTTTGCAAGAAGCGGCTTGTTAAAATCAGTACATGCATACAGCAGTAAGGGTGTAACCATAGTTTTCGGAGGAGTTTTGATAGTCCTGGCTGTATTAATTGTTTTCACATACTACAGAATTAAAAGGTTACATAAAGATGATGCAAAAAACGGAACTGAGGAAACAGGGTCTAAGCTCAAAAAAGTATTTTGGTCTTTTATTAAGCCAGCAAATCTGTTCACAACTTTATGTGTAATAATAGCTGTTTTGATTTTTGGAGGAACCGCCTTTCCCTTGTTTGGAGGGTTGTTTTCCAAGGATGCTTCGGTAACGTCGACTGCGTTTTATGATTACAGCTTTGGAATCTTCGGCCTTTTGGTGCTTTTATGCCTGGCAGTTTGCCCGGGTTTGTTTTCAGGCAGGAGAATGCTCCTGATCCCTGGTGCAGTCATAGGAATTGCCACTCTAATTATGATGATTGTATTTTCCAATTACGGATATCTTACAATGGTGTCTTTGGCTGTTTGTGCAATGCTTGCAGTCAATTTTGTCATTGAGCTTGCACGAAATTATAAAAAAATTCGAAATAATCCCCGGTATGTATCATTTTCAATCTTACATATTGCACTACTCATCATGGCTCTTGGATTTACAGGCTCCCGGGGAATGTTTTACAGTACAGAAAAAATGCTGGATAAAAACAGCACTTTGGAAATTCACAAATACAGTGTGAAGTACAGGAACTTGTACTGGAAAGAGGAAACAGGGAAAACAACAGCTGTTGCAGTTATTGGAGTCAGCGGGCCTAAAGGCAGGCTTCAATTAAAGCCTGAGCTTGCGTATTATCAAAAGAAGAATATAACTCACTCCCGTGCAATAGTAAAAGCCGGAATATGGGAGGACCTTTATATCATTTTTGAAGGGATTGATGAAAACGACAGAATTTTAATAAAAGTCATGATTTTAAGGTGGGTGAGCCTTGTATGGATCGGAAGCCTTTTGCTGATTGCAGGTGTAATATTGCAGTATTTTGTTAAGCGAAAGGAAATGAGGGCTATTTATCTGCAAAAGAATACATAA